A genome region from Bacteroides stercoris ATCC 43183 includes the following:
- a CDS encoding AI-2E family transporter, producing the protein MSTKEQYWKYSLITIIIGLGIILARQITPFLGGLLGALTIYILVRRQMIYLSEKRKIKRSIAATVITAEAILCFLVPLALVVWLAVVNLQNINLDPQAVIAPFEEAASIIKARTGYNVLSGNSLSFFISSLPRIGQTLMGGISSFIVNMFVLVFVLYFMLIGGKKMEQYVNELLPFNETNTQEIVHEINMIVRSNAIGIPLLAVIQGGVAMLGYWIFDAPNILFSGFLTGFASIIPMAGTALVWIPIAVYMALIGNWFQAIGLVIFGSLVISQLDNLIRFVIQKKMADIHPLITVFGVVIGLSLFGFMGVIFGPLLLSLFFLFVNMFKKGYLDGAK; encoded by the coding sequence ATGAGTACAAAAGAGCAATACTGGAAATATTCATTGATTACCATCATTATCGGGTTGGGGATTATCCTCGCCAGGCAAATCACTCCCTTCTTAGGCGGTCTGTTGGGTGCATTGACCATCTATATACTGGTCAGGCGCCAGATGATTTATCTGTCCGAAAAGCGAAAGATAAAACGGAGCATAGCTGCCACCGTCATTACGGCAGAAGCCATTTTATGCTTTCTCGTTCCTCTGGCATTGGTAGTATGGCTGGCGGTAGTAAACCTGCAGAACATCAACCTTGATCCGCAGGCAGTCATTGCACCTTTTGAAGAAGCCGCCTCCATTATCAAGGCCAGAACCGGATACAATGTACTAAGCGGAAACAGCCTTTCATTCTTCATTTCATCCCTTCCACGCATCGGACAGACATTAATGGGAGGCATCAGCAGCTTCATCGTCAATATGTTTGTACTGGTATTTGTCCTCTACTTCATGCTGATAGGCGGAAAGAAAATGGAGCAATATGTCAACGAACTTCTTCCTTTCAATGAAACCAACACACAGGAGATAGTACACGAAATCAATATGATTGTCCGTTCCAATGCCATCGGCATACCTTTGCTTGCCGTAATACAAGGCGGAGTAGCCATGCTCGGCTATTGGATATTCGATGCTCCCAATATTCTATTTTCAGGCTTTCTTACAGGTTTCGCCAGTATCATACCCATGGCAGGTACGGCATTGGTATGGATTCCCATAGCCGTATACATGGCACTTATCGGCAACTGGTTCCAAGCAATCGGACTGGTCATATTCGGTTCCCTTGTCATCTCGCAACTCGATAATCTGATACGTTTCGTCATTCAAAAGAAAATGGCCGATATTCATCCGCTCATCACTGTCTTCGGAGTTGTTATCGGCCTCTCC
- a CDS encoding L-threonylcarbamoyladenylate synthase produces the protein MLLKLYEKNNNPADLQQVIDILNDGGIIIYPTDTMYAIGCHGLKERAIERICQLKNTDPKKNNLSIICYDLSSISEYAKFDNNTFKLMKRNLPGAFTFILNGTVRLPKIFRNRKEVGIRMPDHPIIRELARLLDAPIMTATLPHNENEDIEYCTDPELIDEKFGNIVDLVIDGGIGGIEGSTVVDCTGGEAEIVRQGKGWLDEG, from the coding sequence ATGCTTCTGAAACTTTATGAAAAGAACAACAACCCGGCAGATTTGCAACAAGTAATCGACATTCTGAACGACGGCGGCATCATCATCTACCCCACCGACACCATGTATGCCATCGGCTGCCACGGACTGAAGGAACGTGCGATAGAACGTATCTGCCAGCTCAAAAACACCGACCCCAAGAAGAACAACCTTTCCATCATCTGCTACGACCTGAGCAGCATCAGCGAATATGCCAAGTTCGACAACAACACGTTTAAATTAATGAAGCGCAACCTTCCGGGCGCTTTCACCTTTATCTTAAACGGCACAGTCCGTCTGCCGAAGATATTCCGCAACCGGAAAGAAGTAGGAATCCGTATGCCCGACCATCCGATAATACGGGAGCTGGCACGCCTGCTGGATGCCCCTATCATGACCGCCACACTCCCCCATAACGAAAACGAAGACATTGAATACTGCACCGACCCCGAACTGATTGATGAGAAGTTCGGCAATATCGTCGACCTGGTTATCGACGGTGGAATAGGTGGCATAGAGGGTTCCACAGTAGTGGACTGCACCGGTGGCGAGGCAGAAATCGTACGTCAGGGAAAAGGCTGGCTGGACGAAGGATAA
- a CDS encoding tetratricopeptide repeat protein: MSFVPDTQNKEFQDALNLIQYTRQSVFLTGKAGTGKSTFLRYICEHTKKKHVVLAPTGIAAINAGGSTLHSFFKLPFYPLLPDDPNFSLQRGRIHEFFKYTKPHRKLLEELELVIIDEISMVRADIIDAVDRILRVYSRNLREPFGGKQILLVGDVFQLEPVVKGDERDILNRFYPTPYFFSARVFGQIDLVSIELQTVYRQTDKVFVNVLDHIRSNTVGAADLQLLNTRYGTQIEQSEADMYITLATRRDNVDYINDKKLAELPGDPVTFHGEIMGDFPESSLPTSQELVLKPGAQIIFIKNDFDRRWVNGTIGIVSGFDPIEETLYIITDDGKECDVKRESWRNIRYKYNEEKKQIEEEELGTFTQYPVRLAWAITVHKSQGLTFSRVVIDFTGGVFAGGQAYVALSRCTSLEGIQLKKPVSRADVFVRPEIVGFAQRFNNRQAIDRALKQAQADVQYVAAAKAFDQGDFETFLNEFFKAIHSRYDIEKPVVQRLIRKKLNIINRLKAENVCLKQDMEKQRKRLQDYAREYYAMGNECITQARDARAALANYDKALELYPEYTDAWVRKGVTLFNENQYQEAEECLNRAVRLRPAEFKTVYNRGKLRLKLGNIEGAIADLDKATTLKPEHAGAHELFGDALMQAGKEVEAALQWRLAEELRKKRSSK; encoded by the coding sequence ATGTCCTTCGTACCCGACACTCAGAACAAGGAGTTTCAAGATGCCTTGAACCTCATACAGTACACCCGCCAGTCTGTTTTCCTGACGGGGAAAGCGGGTACGGGAAAGTCTACCTTTCTCCGGTATATCTGCGAACATACCAAGAAGAAACACGTTGTGCTGGCTCCTACGGGAATTGCCGCCATCAATGCGGGGGGAAGCACGCTGCACAGTTTCTTCAAACTGCCGTTTTATCCTCTGCTGCCCGATGACCCCAATTTCAGCTTACAACGGGGACGCATCCACGAATTCTTTAAATACACCAAACCTCACCGCAAGCTCCTTGAAGAATTGGAGCTGGTTATCATCGACGAGATTTCCATGGTACGGGCAGATATCATCGATGCCGTCGACCGTATTTTGCGGGTTTACTCACGCAACCTCAGGGAGCCTTTCGGCGGAAAACAAATCCTGCTGGTGGGCGATGTATTCCAGTTGGAACCCGTAGTGAAAGGGGACGAACGGGACATACTGAACCGTTTCTATCCTACCCCTTATTTCTTCTCTGCAAGAGTATTCGGACAGATAGACCTCGTGTCCATTGAACTGCAAACCGTCTACCGTCAGACCGACAAGGTATTTGTCAACGTACTGGACCATATACGGAGCAATACAGTAGGCGCTGCCGACCTGCAACTGCTCAATACCCGCTACGGTACACAGATAGAACAGTCCGAAGCCGATATGTACATCACCCTCGCCACCCGCCGCGATAATGTGGATTATATCAATGACAAAAAACTTGCCGAGCTTCCGGGAGACCCCGTTACGTTTCATGGTGAAATCATGGGCGACTTTCCCGAAAGCAGCCTTCCCACCTCTCAGGAACTGGTACTCAAACCGGGCGCTCAAATCATTTTCATTAAAAACGATTTCGACCGCCGGTGGGTAAACGGTACAATCGGCATTGTCAGCGGCTTCGACCCTATTGAAGAAACACTCTACATCATTACCGACGACGGCAAGGAATGTGATGTGAAACGGGAGTCCTGGCGGAATATCCGCTACAAATACAACGAAGAAAAAAAACAGATTGAGGAAGAGGAATTAGGAACTTTCACCCAATATCCTGTACGACTGGCATGGGCCATCACTGTCCATAAAAGCCAGGGACTGACTTTCAGCCGGGTAGTCATCGACTTCACCGGTGGCGTATTTGCCGGTGGACAAGCATACGTGGCACTCAGCCGGTGCACATCGCTGGAAGGGATACAACTGAAAAAGCCCGTCAGCCGCGCCGATGTATTCGTACGTCCCGAAATTGTAGGATTCGCCCAACGCTTCAACAACCGCCAGGCCATTGACCGTGCCTTGAAGCAGGCACAGGCAGATGTGCAATATGTAGCGGCAGCCAAAGCCTTCGACCAGGGAGACTTCGAGACTTTCCTCAATGAATTCTTCAAGGCCATCCATTCCCGTTATGACATCGAGAAACCCGTAGTGCAACGTCTTATCCGCAAAAAGCTGAATATCATCAACCGGCTGAAAGCGGAGAACGTCTGCCTGAAACAAGACATGGAAAAACAGCGGAAGCGCCTGCAAGACTACGCCCGCGAATATTATGCCATGGGGAACGAGTGCATCACCCAAGCCCGCGACGCCCGTGCCGCCCTTGCCAATTATGACAAAGCTTTGGAGCTTTATCCCGAATACACGGATGCCTGGGTGCGAAAAGGCGTCACCCTCTTCAACGAAAACCAATACCAGGAAGCCGAAGAATGCCTGAACCGTGCCGTACGCTTGCGCCCCGCCGAATTCAAAACCGTGTACAACCGTGGAAAGTTGCGGCTTAAACTCGGAAACATTGAAGGTGCCATAGCCGACCTGGACAAAGCCACCACCCTAAAGCCCGAACATGCCGGGGCTCACGAACTCTTCGGGGACGCTTTGATGCAAGCCGGAAAAGAGGTTGAAGCAGCCTTGCAATGGCGATTGGCGGAAGAACTCCGCAAAAAGCGCTCCTCAAAATAA
- a CDS encoding Cof-type HAD-IIB family hydrolase, giving the protein MIKALFFDIDGTLVSFKTHQIPVSTIEALEAAKAKGIQIFISTGRPRVIINNLAALQERKLIDGYITMNGAYCFVDDTVIYKSPIPAAEVDALTGFCHERNLPCILVGEHDICVNQPGELVTEIFNRQLKTDPIPPKPYTDNHSDKEYYQLTPFIDIEEEQLLLPSIPNCEMGRWHPAFVDVTAKGNTKQRGIDEIIRHFGIRLEETMAFGDGGNDISMLRHAGIGVAMGNAKDDVKAAAGYVTTSVDDNGIANALKQYGIIES; this is encoded by the coding sequence ATGATTAAAGCCCTGTTTTTTGACATCGACGGTACACTGGTGAGCTTCAAGACCCACCAGATTCCCGTTTCCACCATCGAAGCGCTGGAAGCCGCCAAAGCCAAAGGCATACAGATATTCATTTCTACCGGACGTCCGCGTGTCATCATCAATAACCTCGCCGCCCTGCAGGAACGGAAACTGATAGACGGCTACATCACCATGAACGGCGCCTATTGTTTTGTGGACGATACCGTTATCTACAAAAGTCCCATACCGGCAGCCGAAGTCGATGCACTGACAGGCTTCTGTCACGAGCGCAATCTCCCCTGCATACTGGTGGGTGAACACGATATTTGCGTCAATCAGCCGGGCGAACTCGTAACAGAGATATTCAACAGACAACTCAAAACAGACCCCATCCCACCCAAACCCTATACAGACAACCATTCGGACAAGGAGTACTACCAACTGACGCCCTTTATCGATATTGAAGAAGAACAACTCCTGCTGCCTTCCATTCCCAACTGCGAAATGGGACGCTGGCATCCGGCATTTGTAGATGTCACCGCCAAAGGAAATACCAAACAACGCGGCATCGACGAGATAATCCGGCATTTCGGCATCCGTCTGGAAGAAACGATGGCTTTCGGCGACGGTGGAAACGATATCAGCATGTTGCGTCATGCAGGCATTGGAGTGGCTATGGGCAATGCCAAAGACGATGTTAAAGCCGCAGCCGGTTATGTCACTACGAGCGTTGACGACAACGGCATAGCCAATGCACTAAAACAATACGGAATAATCGAAAGTTGA
- a CDS encoding MalY/PatB family protein, with amino-acid sequence MKYNFDEVIERRGTDSVKWDGVENVWGRKDLLPMWVADMDFRTPPFVMDALRRRLDHEVLGYTFACEEWYTSICSWLHKRHQWDVTRDMLTFVPGIVRGQAFALQCFTKPGDKVMVMTPVYHPFFLVTERLGREVVYSPLDLYDGHYHIDFERFSKDIRGCRLLILCNPHNPGGRVWTVEELRRIADICKESGTMVVSDEIHADLTLPPYKHHPFATVSEAAAQNSLTFMAPSKAFNMPGLGSSYAIAVNEDIRRRFREFMEAGEFCEGHLFAYIGAAAAYTHGEEWLEQVLGYVQANIDFTENYLKEHVPGIGMIRPQASYLVFLDCRALGLPQEKLARLFAEKAHLALNDGTMFGKPGEGFMRLNVGCPRSVLQKALEQLSAAVKEEMAKG; translated from the coding sequence ATGAAGTATAATTTTGATGAAGTGATTGAACGCCGCGGTACGGACTCCGTAAAATGGGACGGCGTGGAGAATGTATGGGGACGTAAAGATTTGCTTCCCATGTGGGTGGCCGATATGGATTTCCGTACGCCGCCTTTTGTGATGGATGCGTTGCGCCGTCGTCTCGACCACGAGGTTTTGGGATATACTTTTGCCTGTGAGGAGTGGTATACCTCTATTTGCAGTTGGTTGCACAAGCGTCACCAGTGGGATGTTACGCGTGATATGCTGACGTTTGTTCCCGGAATTGTACGCGGGCAGGCCTTTGCGCTGCAATGCTTTACCAAACCGGGCGACAAGGTAATGGTAATGACTCCGGTGTACCATCCTTTTTTCCTGGTGACCGAACGCTTGGGACGCGAAGTGGTCTATTCTCCGCTCGATTTGTACGACGGGCATTATCATATTGATTTTGAGCGTTTCTCTAAGGATATCCGGGGATGCAGGTTGCTTATCCTTTGTAATCCCCATAATCCGGGCGGACGTGTATGGACGGTCGAAGAACTGCGTCGGATAGCGGATATTTGTAAAGAGAGCGGGACTATGGTCGTTTCCGACGAGATACACGCAGATCTTACCTTACCCCCTTATAAGCATCATCCTTTCGCCACGGTGTCCGAGGCTGCCGCACAGAATTCTCTTACTTTTATGGCTCCCAGCAAGGCTTTCAATATGCCGGGATTGGGCAGTTCGTATGCCATAGCGGTGAATGAGGATATTCGTCGGCGTTTCCGGGAGTTTATGGAAGCGGGCGAGTTCTGCGAAGGGCATTTATTTGCTTACATCGGCGCTGCAGCTGCCTATACGCACGGTGAAGAGTGGCTGGAACAGGTACTCGGATATGTACAGGCCAATATCGACTTTACGGAGAATTATCTGAAAGAACATGTTCCGGGCATCGGTATGATACGCCCGCAGGCCTCTTATCTCGTTTTTCTGGATTGTAGGGCATTGGGCCTGCCGCAAGAGAAGTTGGCAAGACTGTTTGCGGAAAAAGCTCATCTGGCCCTGAATGACGGGACGATGTTCGGCAAACCGGGAGAAGGCTTTATGCGGTTGAATGTAGGCTGTCCCCGTTCGGTGCTGCAAAAAGCGCTGGAACAACTGTCCGCAGCGGTTAAGGAAGAGATGGCAAAGGGATAG
- a CDS encoding response regulator transcription factor, translated as MNNNISLKIVVAETSVIVRSGLAAVLKRIPNLNAHPIEVSSPEALQNFIHLHTPDIVIVNPTFGGWFDLPSFKTNHNGNSIKYIALVCSVIDNNALKEYDESIAICDDIEMITTKINRLLHTEEEDEKDSEQETLSQREKEIITCVVKGMTNKAIADKLYLSIHTVITHRRNIARKLQIHSPAGLTIYAIVNKLVELSDIKDTL; from the coding sequence ATGAACAATAATATTTCTCTGAAAATAGTTGTTGCAGAAACTTCGGTCATTGTACGAAGTGGTCTTGCGGCAGTGCTCAAACGCATTCCCAATCTGAATGCGCACCCCATCGAGGTGTCGTCACCGGAAGCATTGCAGAACTTTATACATCTGCACACTCCCGATATTGTAATCGTAAACCCTACTTTCGGCGGTTGGTTCGACCTGCCCTCTTTCAAGACAAACCATAACGGAAACAGTATCAAATACATCGCATTGGTATGTTCCGTCATCGACAATAATGCGCTGAAAGAGTATGACGAAAGCATCGCCATCTGTGACGATATCGAAATGATTACCACAAAAATCAACCGTCTTCTCCATACCGAAGAAGAAGATGAGAAGGACAGCGAACAGGAAACGCTCAGCCAACGTGAAAAGGAAATCATTACCTGCGTCGTAAAAGGCATGACCAACAAGGCGATTGCCGACAAACTGTATCTGTCTATCCATACCGTCATCACCCACCGCCGCAACATTGCACGCAAGTTGCAGATACATTCTCCCGCAGGCCTCACCATCTATGCCATTGTGAACAAGCTGGTAGAACTGAGCGATATTAAAGATACTTTATAA
- a CDS encoding hemerythrin domain-containing protein has translation MNEQHKYRATDKMSDLICDNYSLLMVMSRFGLSLGFGDKSVKDVCEAQHVDYRTFLAVANFISEEQYSYSADNDSFSIPALMDYLKRAHAYFLDFNLPAMRRKLIEAIDCSRDNDVAYLILKFFDEYAKEVRRHMEYENKAVFTYVEQLLQGRPSDVYNIATFASKHNQIDTKLKELKNIIIKYYPEKENNNLLNAVLFDIFNCEQDLASHCQVEDYMFVPAVAQIEKRLKDEQ, from the coding sequence ATGAATGAACAACATAAATATCGGGCTACGGACAAGATGAGCGACCTCATCTGTGACAATTACTCCTTATTAATGGTGATGAGCCGTTTCGGGCTGTCGCTCGGCTTCGGAGACAAGAGTGTAAAGGATGTCTGCGAAGCCCAGCATGTAGACTACCGCACTTTCCTCGCCGTAGCCAATTTCATCAGCGAGGAGCAATACTCGTACAGTGCGGACAATGATTCATTCTCGATTCCGGCACTGATGGATTATCTGAAACGCGCACACGCCTACTTCCTCGACTTCAACCTGCCTGCCATGCGCCGTAAGCTGATAGAAGCCATAGACTGCTCCAGAGACAATGATGTGGCTTATCTCATCCTTAAGTTCTTTGACGAATACGCCAAAGAAGTGCGCCGCCACATGGAATACGAAAACAAAGCCGTCTTCACTTACGTGGAGCAACTGCTGCAAGGCAGACCGTCCGATGTGTACAACATCGCCACTTTCGCCAGCAAGCACAACCAGATAGACACCAAGCTGAAGGAACTGAAAAACATCATCATCAAGTACTATCCGGAAAAAGAGAACAACAATCTTCTGAACGCCGTCCTTTTCGACATCTTCAATTGCGAACAGGACCTTGCATCGCATTGCCAGGTAGAAGACTATATGTTTGTTCCCGCCGTAGCGCAAATAGAAAAAAGACTGAAAGATGAACAATAA
- a CDS encoding glycoside hydrolase family 3 N-terminal domain-containing protein, producing MKHKLIICISALCLGLAGNVQAQNKKMYRNGWIDFNKNGVKDIYEDPSQPVEKRVADLLSQMSVEEKTCQLATLYGYGRVLKDSLPVAGWKNEIWKDGIANIDEMLNGVGKKSAQVPGLLYPFSNHAEAVNTVQRWFVEETRLGIPVDFTNEGIHGLNHTKATPLPAPIAIGSTWNKELVRRAGVIAGQEAKALGYTNVYAPILDIVRDPRWGRTLECYGEEPYLIAALGTEMVNGIQSQGVAATLKHYAVYSVPKGGRDGNCRTDPHVAPRELHELFLYPFKKVIQNSHPMGVMSSYNDWDGVPVSASYYFLTELLREEYGFDGYVVSDSEAVEFVESKHHVADTYDEAVRQVLEAGLNVRTHFTPPSDFILPIRRLLEEKKISMAVIDKRVSEVLRVKFRLGLFDQPYVADTKAADRVGGADRNMDFVKQMQQQALVLLKNENNILPLDKRQIKKVLVTGPLADEDNFMTSRYGPNGLETVTVLAGLRNYLKGIAEVDYAKGCDIVDAGWPATEILPAPMSEQEKQGIAEAVAKAGESDVIIAVLGEDEYRTGESRSRTSLDLPGRQQQLLEALHATGKPVILVLINGQPLTVNWANAYIPAILESWFPGCQGGTVIAETLFGEHNPGGKLTVTFPKSVGQIELNFPFKPGSHGAQPHSGPNGSGATRIIGELYPFGFGLSYTTFAYSDLEVSPLQQHTQGEYTIKVNVTNTGKRAGDEVVQLYVRDKVSSVITYDSQLRGFERVSLQPGETRQVTFSLKPEDLQILDRNMNWTVEPGEFEVMIGASSQDIRLKKTITALP from the coding sequence ATGAAACACAAACTGATTATCTGCATTTCCGCTCTTTGTCTGGGGCTTGCCGGAAATGTGCAGGCGCAAAACAAGAAAATGTATCGGAACGGTTGGATCGATTTCAACAAGAACGGGGTGAAGGACATTTATGAAGACCCTTCCCAACCGGTTGAAAAGCGGGTAGCCGACCTGCTCTCCCAAATGTCAGTGGAAGAGAAAACCTGCCAACTGGCAACTCTTTACGGCTACGGACGTGTGTTAAAGGATTCCCTGCCCGTTGCCGGCTGGAAAAACGAAATATGGAAAGACGGCATTGCCAATATCGATGAGATGCTGAACGGCGTGGGAAAGAAGTCTGCGCAGGTTCCCGGTTTATTGTACCCTTTCAGCAATCATGCCGAGGCCGTCAATACCGTGCAACGCTGGTTTGTGGAGGAAACCCGTTTGGGGATTCCCGTTGACTTCACGAATGAGGGGATTCACGGACTGAACCACACCAAAGCCACTCCGTTGCCTGCTCCTATTGCCATCGGAAGCACCTGGAACAAAGAGCTTGTCCGCCGTGCCGGTGTCATAGCCGGACAAGAGGCGAAAGCGTTGGGATATACCAATGTGTATGCTCCCATACTGGATATCGTACGCGACCCGCGTTGGGGACGTACACTGGAGTGTTATGGAGAAGAACCCTATCTGATAGCGGCTTTGGGAACGGAAATGGTGAACGGCATCCAGTCGCAGGGAGTAGCCGCCACCTTGAAGCACTATGCAGTTTACAGCGTGCCCAAAGGCGGGCGTGACGGGAATTGCCGTACCGACCCGCATGTGGCTCCGCGCGAGTTGCACGAACTGTTTCTTTATCCTTTTAAGAAGGTCATTCAGAACTCGCATCCTATGGGAGTGATGAGCAGTTATAACGATTGGGACGGTGTGCCCGTATCCGCCAGCTACTATTTTCTGACGGAATTGCTGCGCGAGGAGTATGGCTTCGACGGCTATGTGGTGAGCGACAGCGAGGCTGTGGAGTTTGTGGAGTCCAAGCATCATGTGGCGGATACCTATGATGAGGCTGTGCGTCAGGTTTTGGAAGCCGGCTTGAATGTGCGTACCCACTTTACTCCGCCTTCCGATTTTATTCTGCCCATCCGCCGGTTGCTGGAAGAAAAGAAGATTTCAATGGCTGTGATAGACAAGCGTGTGTCGGAAGTGCTGCGGGTGAAATTCCGCTTGGGACTGTTCGACCAACCTTATGTAGCCGATACGAAAGCCGCCGACAGAGTAGGCGGGGCAGACCGGAATATGGATTTTGTGAAGCAGATGCAGCAACAGGCACTTGTGCTTCTGAAAAACGAGAATAATATCCTTCCGCTGGATAAACGGCAGATAAAGAAGGTGCTGGTGACCGGCCCGTTGGCTGATGAGGATAACTTTATGACCAGCCGTTACGGCCCTAACGGACTGGAGACGGTTACCGTGCTTGCCGGTTTGCGTAATTATCTGAAAGGCATTGCCGAAGTGGATTATGCCAAAGGCTGTGATATTGTGGATGCAGGTTGGCCTGCCACAGAGATATTGCCTGCGCCCATGAGCGAACAGGAAAAGCAAGGCATTGCCGAAGCCGTAGCAAAAGCCGGTGAAAGTGATGTCATTATTGCCGTGCTTGGCGAGGATGAGTATCGTACGGGAGAGAGCCGTTCGCGTACTTCGCTCGACTTGCCGGGACGCCAGCAGCAATTACTTGAGGCATTGCATGCAACGGGAAAGCCGGTGATACTGGTGCTGATAAACGGGCAGCCGCTCACCGTCAACTGGGCAAATGCTTATATCCCAGCCATCTTGGAGTCGTGGTTTCCTGGTTGTCAGGGGGGAACGGTGATTGCGGAGACTCTGTTTGGCGAGCATAATCCGGGTGGCAAACTGACAGTGACTTTCCCTAAGAGCGTAGGACAGATAGAGCTGAACTTCCCTTTCAAACCCGGTTCGCATGGCGCTCAACCGCATTCCGGTCCAAACGGTTCGGGCGCAACACGCATCATCGGCGAACTGTATCCGTTCGGTTTCGGTCTGAGCTATACGACTTTTGCTTACTCCGATTTGGAAGTCTCTCCGTTGCAACAGCATACGCAGGGCGAATATACGATTAAAGTCAACGTTACGAATACTGGAAAACGTGCGGGTGACGAGGTGGTGCAATTGTATGTACGCGATAAGGTGAGCAGTGTCATTACCTACGATTCGCAGTTGCGCGGTTTTGAGAGGGTATCCTTGCAACCGGGTGAAACCAGGCAGGTCACTTTCTCCTTGAAGCCGGAAGACTTGCAGATTCTGGACCGCAATATGAACTGGACAGTGGAGCCGGGCGAGTTTGAGGTTATGATAGGCGCATCCAGCCAGGACATAAGGCTGAAAAAGACAATAACGGCTTTGCCTTGA
- the miaA gene encoding tRNA (adenosine(37)-N6)-dimethylallyltransferase MiaA: protein MKTLIVLIGPTGVGKTELSLRLAEHFGTCIISADSRQLYADLKIGTAAPTPEQLQRVRHYFVGTLQLTDYYSAAQYEAEVLQLLEQLYTQHEVVLLTGGSMMYVDAVCKGIDDIPTVDAETRRLMLHKYETEGLEHLCAELKLLDPEYYKIVDLKNHKRVIHALEICYMTGKTYTSFRTQQKKERPFRIIKIGLTRDREELYARINQRVEQMITDGLVEEARSVYPHRALNSLNTVGYKEIFNYLDGEWTLPFAIEKIQQNSRIYSRKQMTWFKRDEEIRWFHPEQETEILAYLRSQLS, encoded by the coding sequence ATGAAAACATTGATAGTACTTATAGGCCCCACGGGAGTAGGAAAGACAGAACTCAGTCTCCGACTGGCGGAACACTTCGGAACATGTATCATTTCCGCCGATTCACGACAGCTTTATGCCGATTTGAAAATCGGTACGGCCGCCCCTACCCCGGAACAACTGCAACGGGTACGGCATTACTTTGTAGGCACACTGCAACTGACCGACTATTACAGTGCCGCCCAATATGAAGCCGAAGTACTGCAACTTCTTGAGCAACTCTATACCCAGCACGAGGTCGTACTCCTGACCGGCGGCTCCATGATGTACGTAGATGCCGTATGCAAAGGCATTGACGACATTCCTACCGTAGATGCCGAAACCCGCCGGCTTATGCTGCACAAATACGAAACGGAAGGTTTGGAGCACCTCTGTGCCGAACTGAAACTGCTGGACCCGGAATATTACAAAATCGTAGACCTGAAGAACCACAAACGGGTAATCCACGCACTGGAAATCTGTTATATGACTGGCAAGACCTACACCTCTTTCCGCACACAGCAAAAGAAAGAACGCCCCTTCCGCATCATCAAAATAGGACTCACCCGTGACCGTGAAGAATTATATGCCCGTATCAACCAACGCGTAGAACAGATGATAACGGACGGACTGGTAGAGGAAGCCCGCAGTGTCTACCCTCACCGTGCACTCAATTCACTGAACACCGTAGGCTACAAGGAAATCTTCAACTATCTGGACGGTGAATGGACACTGCCTTTTGCCATTGAGAAAATCCAGCAGAATTCACGCATCTACTCCCGTAAGCAGATGACGTGGTTCAAGAGGGACGAAGAGATACGCTGGTTCCATCCGGAACAAGAAACGGAGATACTTGCATATCTCCGTTCCCAGCTATCGTAA